A genome region from Rhipicephalus microplus isolate Deutch F79 unplaced genomic scaffold, USDA_Rmic scaffold_15, whole genome shotgun sequence includes the following:
- the LOC142784766 gene encoding palmitoyltransferase ZDHHC2-like: protein MLPSVDRPVTLIEDGSNTLRGSFSKPRLLAWLPVLLVSALISCAYYAYVLVFCRLIVAEESTAKAVTFGTGFHLLLSMCIWSYAKTTVTAIPDVLPAYLLSLDQEQVLANCQNERTRHGLLEMLASQKGVFTRGPGGSARYCVLCHLLKPDRCHHCSTCRRCIMKMDHHCPWFNNCVCFSTYKFFLLTLFYTVALCLYGLATLTAHLVEWWSDTWLWKPYAFHVGFLLVVGTVLAVALGSFLVMHLFMVSKNETTLERLRDATFQELGDSFDLGNRYENFVEVFGPRKSLWMIPVFTSVGDGVRFPTRLHPTRDTVEPRASAVVVN from the exons ATGCTGCCATCGGTCGACCGGCCAGTTACTCTCATCGAGGATGGTAGCAACACCCTTCGGGGCAGCTTCTCAAAGCCCCGTCTGCTCGCCTGGCTTCCCGTGTTGCTGGTGTCGGCGCTGATTTCCTGTGCCTACTACGCCTATGTTCTGGTTTTCTGCCGGCTTATTGTCGCAGAGGAGAGCACAGCCAAGGCCGTAACGTTCGGCACCGGATTTCATCTTCTTCTGTCCATGTGCATCTG GTCGTACGCGAAGACGACGGTGACGGCGATTCCCGACGTTTTACCAGCGTACCTGTTGAGCTTGGACCAGGAGCAGGTTCTGGCCAACTGTCAAAACGAGCGCACGCGGCATGGTTTGCTCGAGATGCTGGCATCACAGAAAGGCGTCTTCACTCGGGGGCCAGGTGGTTCCGCGCGTTACTGCGTGTTATGCCATCTTCTCAAGCCGGACAGATGCCACCACTGCTCCACGTGCCGAAG ATGCATCATGAAGATGGACCATCACTGCCCGTGGTTCAACAACTGCGTCTGCTTCAGCACCTACAAGTTCTTCTTGCTCACTCTCTTCTACACGGTTGCACTGTGCCTATACGGCTTGGCCACCCTGACAGCCCACTTGGTTGAATGGTGGTCGGACACGTGGCTTTGGAAGCCGTACGCTTTCCACGTGGGCTTCCTCCTGGTCGTGGGCACCGTGCTGGCCGTCGCTCTCGGCTCCTTTCTCGTCATGCACCTTTTCATGGTGTCAAAGAACGAGACGACGCTCGAGAGGCTGCGCGACGCGACGTTTCAGGAACTCGGGGACTCATTCGATCTCGGGAACCGCTACGAAAACTTCGTAGAGGTGTTCGGTCCACGAAAATCACTTTGGATGATTCCCGTATTCACGAGTGTTGGCGACGGTGTCCGTTTCCCGACCAGGCTGCACCCCACGCGAGACACGGTCGAGCCTCGGGCATCTGCCGTCGTGGTGAACTAA